The following proteins come from a genomic window of Candidatus Zixiibacteriota bacterium:
- a CDS encoding helix-turn-helix domain-containing protein: protein MDNEDRSLSTLVKEIRQQLALSQEDLARRLNVSYATVNRWENGQSLPSKLAKAQLSAFCKKMIKQGKLALADDLIDSAGLSQD from the coding sequence ATGGATAATGAAGATCGAAGTTTATCGACCTTGGTAAAGGAAATCCGCCAGCAACTCGCCTTGAGCCAGGAGGACTTGGCGAGGCGGTTGAATGTCAGCTACGCAACCGTAAATCGTTGGGAAAACGGACAATCCTTGCCGTCCAAACTTGCCAAGGCTCAGTTGAGTGCATTCTGCAAAAAAATGATCAAGCAGGGTAAGCTGGCACTGGCGGACGACCTCATCGACTCTGCGGGACTTAGCCAGGACTAG